A region of Vitis riparia cultivar Riparia Gloire de Montpellier isolate 1030 chromosome 12, EGFV_Vit.rip_1.0, whole genome shotgun sequence DNA encodes the following proteins:
- the LOC117926303 gene encoding peroxidase 43, whose amino-acid sequence MVSKLMQVMALVLVLIFGFFIGISKAQLSVGFYTETCPDAESIVGATVRDAALSNPNILAVLLRLHFHDCYVQGCDGSILIDNDPDAEKHAFGHQGVGGYEVIEIAKEKLESQCPGVVSCADIVALAARDAVALANGPAYQVPTGRRDGRVSNISLAADMPDVSDSIQQLKSKFLDRGLSEKDLVLLSAAHTIGTTACFFMTDRLYNFFPGGGSDPSISPEFLPELKAKCPQDGDVNVRLPMDQGSGETFDKKILENIRGGFAVLQSDASLMEDEATKSVIDSYFGPLNSQFGPSFEEDFVNSMVKMGQIGVETGSDGEIRRVCGAFN is encoded by the exons ATGGTTTCCAAATTAATGCAAGTGATGGCCTTGGTTTTGGTtctcatttttggttttttcattGGGATTTCAAAAGCTCAACTGAGTGTGGGATTTTACACTGAAACATGCCCAGATGCTGAGTCTATTGTCGGTGCAACTGTTCGAGATGCAGCTCTGTCCAACCCCAATATTCTAGCAGTCTTGCTTAGGCTCCACTTTCATGACTGCTATGTTCAG GGCTGTGATGGCTCAATTCTCATTGACAATGATCCTGATGCTGAGAAGCATGCATTTGGCCACCAAGGTGTTGGAGGCTATGAAGTGATAGAAATTGCAAAGGAAAAGCTGGAATCCCAATGTCCGGGTGTGGTTTCTTGTGCAGATATCGTGGCATTAGCTGCTCGAGATGCTGTGGCCCTG GCCAATGGACCGGCATACCAGGTTCCCACAGGCCGAAGAGATGGCCGTGTCTCCAACATTTCACTGGCAGCTGATATGCCTGATGTGAGTGACTCAATTCAACAGCTGAAATCTAAGTTTTTAGACAGGGGTCTCTCAGAAAAAGACCTTGTGCTCCTCAGTG CTGCACATACCATTGGAACCACAGCATGCTTCTTCATGACAGACCGGCTGTACAACTTTTTTCCGGGTGGGGGATCCGATCCATCTATCAGCCCTGAATTCCTCCCAGAGCTAAAAGCAAAGTGCCCTCAGGATGGTGATGTTAATGTTCGGTTACCAATGGACCAGGGAAGTGGGGAGACATTTGACAAAAAGATTCTGGAAAACATTAGGGGTGGATTTGCTGTGCTGCAGTCAGATGCTAGTCTTATGGAGGATGAAGCAACTAAGAGCGTAATAGACTCCTACTTCGGCCCCCTAAACTCACAATTTGGACCATCTTTTGAGGAAGATTTTGTTAACTCAATGGTGAAAATGGGCCAGATCGGTGTGGAGACAGGTTCTGATGGGGAGATCAGGCGAGTTTGCGGAGCCTTTAATTGA
- the LOC117927228 gene encoding serine carboxypeptidase-like 42, translating into MASGWSWERAFVGLVLLLCDVCGAVNNGWPEEDLVVRLPGQPKVGFRQFGGYVDVDEKAERSLFYYFVEAEEDPQNKPLTLWLNGGPGCSSVGGGAFTALGPFFPKGHGRGVRRNSKSWNKVSNLLFVESPAGVGWSYSNTSADYNCGDASTASDMLTFMLKWFKKFPGYKLRPLFLTGESYAGHYIPQLANVLLDYNNKSKDFKFNIKGVAIGNPLLQLDRDVPAVYEFFWSHGMISDEVGLAIMNDCNFEDYTFSGTHNVSTECNTALNDAYSIVGSYINPYDVILDVCYPSIVQQELRLRKVVTKISIGVDVCMTAERTFYFNLPEVQKALHANRTNLPYRWTTCSNILFYNEGDSNLDMLPLLKRILQDKIPVWIFSGDQDSVVPLMGSRTLVRELAKDLNFQHTVPYGAWFHKGQVGGWHTEYGNLLTFATVRGAAHMVPYSQPSRALHLFATFIQGRRLPNNTRPSID; encoded by the exons ATGGCTAGTGGGTGGAGTTGGGAGAGAGCTTTTGTGGGTCTTGTGTTGTTGTTATGTGATGTGTGTGGAGCTGTGAATAATGGGTGGCCGGAGGAAGACCTTGTGGTGAGATTGCCAGGGCAGCCAAAGGTTGGTTTCAGGCAGTTTGGTGGGTACGTCGATGTGGATGAAAAGGCTGAGAGGAGTCTGTTTTACTACTTTGTTGAAGCTGAAGAGGATCCTCAGAACAAGCCCCTCACTCTCTGGTTGAATGGAG GCCCTGGTTGTTCCTCAGTTGGAGGTGGTGCATTCACAGCACTAGGACCTTTCTTCCCTAAAGGACATGGCCGAGGGGTCCgaagaaattcaaaatcatgGAACAAAG TATCAAATCTCCTCTTTGTTGAGTCTCCTGCTGGAGTTGGGTGGTCATACTCAAACACAAGTGCTGATTACAATTGCGGGGATGCTTCCACTG cAAGTGACATGCTCACTTTCATGTTGAAATGGTTCAAGAAATTTCCAGGTTACAAGTTAAGACCTTTGTTTCTCACTGGTGAAAGCTATGCAG GGCATTACATACCACAGTTGGCTAATGTTCTACTTGACTATAATAACAAGTCCAAGGATTTCAAGTTCAACATCAAAGGAGTAGCA ATTGGGAATCCACTCCTCCAACTTGATAGAGATGTTCCTGCGGTGTATGAGTTCTTCTGGTCACACGGGATGATTTCTGATGAAGTTGGCCTTGCCATCATGAATGACTGTAATTTTGAGGATTACACCTTCTCAGGTACACACAATGTTTCCACCGAATGCAATACAGCGCTGAACGATGCCTACAGTATTGTGGGCAGCTATATAAACCCTTATGATGTTATCCTGGATGTTTGTTATCCCTCTATAGTTCAGCAAGAGCTGCGGTTGCGCAAAGTG GTTACCAAAATTAGTATTGGAGTTGATGTGTGCATGACTGCAGAGAGAACCTTCTACTTTAACCTTCCAGAGGTTCAGAAAGCCCTCCATGCAAATCGGACTAACTTACCGTATCGTTGGACAACGTGCAGCAA TATACTGTTTTACAACGAGGGAGATAGTAATCTTGACATGCTTCCATTGCTTAAGAGGATACTCCAAGATAAGATACCCGTCTGGATTTTCAg TGGAGATCAAGATTCTGTTGTGCCACTGATGGGCTCTCGGACACTCGTTCGTGAGCTAGCTAAAGATTTGAACTTCCAGCACACAGTCCCATATGGAGCTTGGTTTCACAAGGGACAG GTAGGAGGGTGGCATACCGAATATGGAAATCTATTAACATTTGCAACTGTGAGAGGAGCTGCTCATATGGTACCATATTCACAGCCTTCGAGAGCTTTGCACCTCTTCGCTACATTTATTCAAGGCAGGCGATTACCCAATAATACTCGTCCTTCCATTGATTGA